From one Lactiplantibacillus paraplantarum genomic stretch:
- a CDS encoding Dps family protein: protein MKYTKTKEVLNQLVADLSQMSMIIHQTHWYMRGPNFLKLHPLMDEFMAEIDSQLDVISERLIALDGSPYSTLKEMTENTKIQDWPGEWDKTTPERLAHLVDGYRYLENLYQHGIEVSDVEKDFSTQDIFIGLKTAIEKKIWMIQAELGAAPEIDK from the coding sequence ATGAAATATACGAAAACCAAAGAAGTATTAAATCAACTTGTTGCTGATTTGAGTCAAATGTCGATGATTATCCACCAAACGCATTGGTACATGCGCGGGCCTAACTTTTTAAAGTTACATCCATTAATGGACGAATTTATGGCAGAAATCGACAGTCAACTTGACGTTATTTCTGAGCGCCTGATTGCGCTCGACGGTAGCCCCTACTCGACTTTAAAAGAAATGACTGAAAACACTAAGATTCAAGATTGGCCCGGCGAATGGGACAAGACAACGCCGGAACGCCTCGCACATTTAGTTGATGGCTATCGTTACTTGGAAAATCTTTATCAACATGGCATTGAAGTGTCTGATGTTGAGAAAGATTTTAGTACCCAAGATATTTTCATTGGTCTCAAAACTGCGATTGAAAAGAAGATTTGGATGATTCAGGCCGAGCTTGGGGCAGCACCGGAGATTGATAAATAA
- a CDS encoding MerR family transcriptional regulator → MMQIGEFSRKTDLTIDTLRYYEEVGLIRPTRTTGNRRQYCTADIDWVNFLKRLKKTGISIQHMQRYAQLRYAGNQTIPERLTLLQEQETQLNIIMAETQGNLDFLHRKMILYREIQAKSSSTPNPPKN, encoded by the coding sequence ATGATGCAAATTGGTGAATTTTCACGGAAAACTGACTTAACAATCGACACGCTACGCTACTACGAAGAAGTCGGCCTGATACGCCCAACGCGAACTACTGGCAATCGTCGGCAATATTGTACTGCCGATATAGACTGGGTTAATTTCTTAAAACGTCTAAAAAAGACTGGAATATCAATTCAGCACATGCAACGATATGCACAATTACGCTATGCCGGTAATCAAACGATTCCCGAACGTTTAACTTTACTGCAGGAACAAGAAACACAATTAAATATTATCATGGCAGAAACACAAGGCAACTTGGATTTTCTGCATCGAAAGATGATACTATATCGTGAAATACAAGCAAAATCGTCATCCACTCCTAATCCGCCCAAAAACTAG
- a CDS encoding NAD-dependent epimerase/dehydratase family protein, which produces MKKVIVTGGTGFVAGWVIVEFLKAGYQVATSIRSTSKISQLTETFEKVVTPQELANLSFFEADLTQSAGWVENMRGAQGVIHVASPMGNGTQTVDELVSVAKNGALTVLRAAKKAGVKRIVMTSSQAASTPEHGSTAVLDESFWTDIHNPDLDPYRISKVESERAAWQYARANQLALTTILPGAIFGPILSSRAVSSDRILGQLLHGLPMIPHVPLEISDVRDLAHLHRLAFESDVAIDQRYLAASQTMSMADVARCYQNEFPEKKIKIRLLPNWGTKVVARFVPSMRSLVPMLNRQSRHTTRAAEHDLGWIQHRPEETVIDTAHSLIDFGLDQSV; this is translated from the coding sequence ATGAAAAAAGTAATTGTTACGGGCGGTACAGGATTTGTTGCAGGTTGGGTAATTGTTGAGTTCTTGAAAGCCGGTTATCAAGTGGCTACTAGTATTCGGTCGACTAGTAAAATTAGTCAGTTAACTGAGACTTTTGAAAAAGTAGTGACACCGCAAGAATTGGCTAATCTTAGCTTTTTTGAAGCGGACTTGACCCAGTCTGCTGGTTGGGTCGAAAACATGCGTGGTGCCCAAGGGGTTATCCACGTGGCTTCACCAATGGGCAACGGCACGCAAACCGTTGATGAACTTGTTAGCGTTGCTAAAAACGGTGCGTTAACCGTATTACGTGCCGCTAAAAAGGCTGGAGTGAAACGAATCGTGATGACAAGCTCGCAGGCCGCGTCGACACCCGAACATGGCAGCACGGCGGTATTAGATGAAAGTTTCTGGACAGATATTCACAATCCAGATTTAGACCCATATCGCATTTCAAAAGTTGAGTCTGAGCGGGCCGCATGGCAATATGCACGGGCTAATCAGTTGGCATTAACCACCATCTTGCCAGGAGCTATCTTTGGACCAATTTTGTCGTCACGGGCAGTTAGTTCGGATCGCATCTTAGGCCAATTATTGCATGGCCTACCAATGATTCCACATGTGCCACTTGAAATTTCAGATGTTCGCGATTTAGCTCATCTACACCGGCTAGCATTTGAAAGTGATGTGGCAATTGATCAGCGTTACTTAGCGGCCTCACAAACGATGTCGATGGCTGACGTTGCCCGTTGTTATCAAAATGAATTTCCTGAAAAAAAGATTAAGATTCGACTGTTGCCTAACTGGGGTACTAAAGTAGTGGCCCGATTTGTACCAAGTATGCGGTCATTAGTCCCCATGCTTAATCGGCAATCGCGACATACTACTAGAGCGGCTGAACATGATTTGGGCTGGATACAGCATCGGCCTGAAGAAACTGTGATTGATACAGCCCATTCCTTGATTGATTTCGGATTAGATCAATCGGTATAA
- a CDS encoding LysR family transcriptional regulator, with product MDLDRLQTFLKVVQYGSFQQVAAHEYRSQRTVSK from the coding sequence ATGGATCTTGATCGGTTACAGACGTTTTTAAAAGTGGTGCAGTATGGAAGCTTTCAACAGGTTGCGGCCCATGAGTATCGCTCACAGCGCACGGTGTCAAAATAA
- a CDS encoding substrate-binding domain-containing protein, which yields MNALYALKKKYSALQLIIRQGSNEHLTQQVADGALDLALSISYGRPAITAATKLKAVPIYHNQMVIGVSRLNPLSELAELPPSALTTLPILYYSPESSTFLLESFLASTPFIHNYNQIRRVASAEQMHLLVALNQAFAFYPAGLVSPESDTQVAYLPIADGVQQGYDIVALFNETKSSLLLRQLIQMMTS from the coding sequence TTGAATGCGTTATACGCATTAAAAAAGAAATATTCGGCATTGCAACTCATCATTCGCCAAGGTAGTAATGAACATTTGACACAACAAGTGGCGGATGGTGCGTTGGATTTGGCTTTATCAATTAGTTATGGTCGCCCTGCGATTACGGCTGCAACTAAGTTAAAAGCCGTACCAATTTATCATAATCAGATGGTCATCGGGGTGAGTCGGTTAAATCCATTGAGTGAGTTGGCAGAATTACCACCATCAGCGTTAACGACATTGCCAATCCTATACTATAGTCCAGAAAGTTCAACGTTCTTGTTGGAGAGCTTTTTAGCAAGTACACCGTTTATTCACAATTATAACCAGATCCGACGGGTTGCTAGTGCTGAACAGATGCACTTGTTGGTCGCGCTTAACCAAGCTTTCGCATTTTATCCGGCGGGATTAGTGTCCCCTGAAAGTGATACGCAGGTTGCTTATTTACCGATTGCGGATGGGGTGCAGCAAGGCTATGATATTGTGGCATTGTTTAATGAAACTAAGTCATCACTGTTATTACGGCAATTAATCCAAATGATGACATCTTGA
- a CDS encoding PRD domain-containing protein, which translates to MLRIKKVLNSSVVLVTDEHNQEFILLGKGIGYGKRPGAVIMKGDFNQVFVASSDPNVEQLLATIASSSPQLIEITQTIVSEATEQLRSKLSDTLYVALLDHLKFALERAAKGIVITNRVYWEIKTYYTHEFEIGQLAVRLVNRAFKTEFSEQEAANIAAHIINAENGTDERKDALKAGQLIGRIINIIKYQAGGVVNEHDLNYQRCVVHVKFLVERAIAGELLKDTDPAMVAIVRSQNPRAFAIAGKVAAYLNMKFQTPLPDEEVMLMAMQIQRVLP; encoded by the coding sequence ATGCTACGGATTAAGAAGGTGTTAAACTCTAGCGTTGTCTTGGTTACCGATGAACATAATCAGGAATTTATCTTGCTAGGTAAGGGGATTGGTTATGGAAAGAGGCCGGGTGCTGTGATTATGAAAGGCGATTTTAATCAGGTTTTCGTAGCATCATCAGACCCAAACGTAGAACAATTACTAGCAACGATTGCATCATCATCGCCCCAATTGATTGAAATTACGCAAACAATCGTTAGCGAGGCGACCGAGCAGTTGCGGAGCAAGTTAAGTGATACGTTATATGTTGCTTTGCTGGATCATTTGAAATTTGCCCTTGAACGTGCTGCGAAAGGGATCGTCATTACCAACCGAGTTTATTGGGAAATTAAAACATACTATACCCATGAATTTGAAATTGGTCAGTTAGCAGTTAGATTAGTTAACCGGGCATTTAAAACTGAATTTTCGGAGCAAGAGGCGGCAAATATTGCTGCACACATCATTAATGCAGAAAATGGAACCGATGAGCGGAAGGATGCATTAAAGGCTGGCCAATTGATTGGACGGATCATTAATATTATCAAGTATCAGGCCGGTGGAGTAGTTAATGAACATGATTTAAATTATCAGCGATGTGTGGTACATGTGAAATTTTTAGTTGAACGGGCTATTGCAGGAGAGTTGTTGAAGGATACAGATCCGGCAATGGTAGCCATAGTCAGAAGTCAAAATCCGCGTGCTTTTGCAATTGCTGGAAAGGTGGCTGCATACTTGAATATGAAGTTTCAGACACCCCTACCGGATGAAGAAGTGATGTTGATGGCGATGCAGATTCAACGTGTGTTACCATAA
- a CDS encoding TetR/AcrR family transcriptional regulator, giving the protein MDPKKELIIKFNHIILIQGFTRFSMVDLAKMANISRAKLYIYFKNKDEIVAAVVERHLRFTQKYPVPSQAQADNLLPTMLNAWLLMGSTTTLFEQELQQTYPQLARRLNQAITKYFADVQQYYQQAQTANLIIDTVSTEYLMFQNKLNIRGILQQVQLGELTLEQGEHYLKESSTFQLQAMFVAPVPQPTPEVLALEKTIINEYYDTYSLTN; this is encoded by the coding sequence ATGGATCCTAAAAAAGAACTCATCATCAAATTCAACCACATTATTTTAATTCAAGGCTTTACCCGTTTTTCAATGGTCGACCTAGCCAAAATGGCTAATATCAGTCGTGCCAAACTGTACATTTATTTTAAAAATAAAGACGAAATCGTTGCAGCCGTTGTGGAACGTCACTTACGTTTCACCCAAAAGTACCCCGTACCTAGCCAAGCACAAGCTGATAATTTGCTGCCAACAATGCTCAATGCCTGGCTACTGATGGGATCGACCACAACCTTATTCGAACAAGAATTACAACAAACCTATCCCCAACTAGCGCGTCGACTCAACCAAGCCATCACTAAGTACTTTGCCGACGTCCAGCAATACTATCAACAGGCTCAAACGGCTAACCTAATCATCGACACTGTCTCCACAGAATACTTAATGTTCCAAAACAAACTAAATATTCGGGGCATCTTGCAACAAGTTCAATTAGGTGAATTAACACTAGAACAAGGTGAACACTACCTCAAAGAAAGTAGTACCTTTCAATTACAGGCCATGTTCGTTGCGCCAGTTCCACAACCTACACCAGAAGTGTTGGCACTTGAAAAAACGATTATTAATGAATATTACGATACTTATTCACTGACCAACTAA
- a CDS encoding carboxymuconolactone decarboxylase family protein codes for MEHNQRLIDGKAMLQRVDAEAADSVMASLHTIAPDVAKMILEFAFNDIYMRSGLSLQQRELITITSLLTQGDTADQLRVHLNGCLNVGLSQKEIVEACIHCIPYVGFPKVLNALTVVKEVFADSQK; via the coding sequence ATGGAACATAATCAACGATTAATTGATGGTAAAGCGATGTTACAACGAGTGGATGCTGAAGCGGCTGACAGTGTAATGGCGAGTCTGCATACAATTGCACCAGATGTGGCCAAGATGATTCTGGAATTTGCGTTTAATGATATTTATATGCGTTCCGGACTATCGTTGCAACAACGGGAGTTAATTACCATTACTAGCTTACTAACGCAGGGCGATACAGCTGACCAATTACGGGTGCATCTCAATGGTTGTCTCAATGTTGGACTTAGTCAAAAGGAAATTGTGGAAGCTTGTATTCATTGTATTCCATACGTGGGTTTTCCGAAGGTGCTGAACGCGTTAACGGTGGTTAAAGAAGTTTTTGCAGATAGTCAAAAGTAA
- a CDS encoding MucBP domain-containing protein, with amino-acid sequence MNKQKIITNNPPKWHLITGIAATILAGVILTNQQAFAASEPSTLTMPTTNQLTTTSPLSGQQVVLATSANSQPTTSLVASDAQATSASSDNHTSVVTADQSNRPTSTASSANSTTSVTTTTASNAPSNATTATVAAGSNAGTASATTHTSDGPTNISPDLPTTIASTGQNSDGSTASPSTTLASPASISTTSSTVPAASSSTATAPINATISTSVAPASGATSVAGASNAAISSSAAADQPANTTSISTELVSAGSGTTHPATTNTAPSSSVPVTSAVNSATSSAMSATTNFITSAVNSIAASTVSEVASAASAESAATSSTSATAPASTGTPTTFQITSAVNSIAASTYSEYAAAASAEAASAGTVAETPATSVGTIIPTTAPSESIDTWMPNKHLQTAVLRELQALKLPDHQFNSVNDITKDDMQLLTKFYGNDTYIDGQTAYSLEGLQYATNLTTIWLNNGLNALGGYYNGDVTDISPLAGLTKLTVLNIQHNRVSDLSPIAHLTNLEELDVAYNHIADLSIFKDLPNLKTTTYVGQTILEPLVYVDQNTASATLKNYFYLPNGQQATFKSQAAILKPIQLTPDGQFYYRFYFNGAGKAVNGDLSNVVPDGQGGLTFNQLVPQIPGFTGDANGQFSVGGINVNVMPNERNFYLVAQGLDGTAPVFHVFQPYVLAAKAAPVTVQHLDRTGVALREPEELTGLVGEDYQSTPADIPNYTHVDTQGAPQGTFSAEPQTVAYVYEKTAGAPVTVSYQDEQGQTLKPDTTCNGFTGDAYTTDPLTIDGYDLVKTPTNATGTFTSEPQHVIYVYTKQIPQPVTASYQDETGQTLKPDITHTGEIGTAYQTEALVIPGYDLVKTTGDATGTFTKEPQHVVYVYTKQIPQPVTASYQDAAGQTLKPDITHTGEIGATYQTEALVIPGYDLVKTTGDATGTFTKEPQHVVYVYAKQSVLPVTVSYQDADGKPIHADVILAGDFGQNYQTEQLAIPGYVFSKVTGPISGTFGATAQHVIYAYTPEPSVPGTPAPKPEPEPQPVPEPIPQPGLTPVPKPQPSPVPVPTPGSTSNSSSAPQAKTPLPPDIAGLPDTKPASVPATTASEPIVPATASAQPNAKTPAQTNSTTAGQLPQTNEQSEHDATIWGLLAALFAGLGWLGLAAKFKKHE; translated from the coding sequence TTGAATAAGCAGAAAATCATTACTAATAATCCGCCAAAGTGGCACTTAATCACTGGAATTGCCGCCACGATTCTGGCCGGCGTTATCTTAACCAATCAGCAAGCTTTCGCCGCATCCGAACCATCAACACTAACGATGCCAACCACTAATCAATTGACCACCACTAGTCCACTTTCTGGGCAGCAAGTTGTCTTAGCAACATCGGCCAATAGTCAGCCTACCACAAGTTTGGTTGCTAGCGATGCCCAAGCGACAAGTGCCAGTTCCGACAACCACACTAGTGTGGTTACGGCCGACCAATCAAATCGTCCTACTAGTACGGCTAGCTCAGCCAACAGCACCACTTCAGTCACTACAACAACTGCCAGCAATGCACCGTCTAACGCAACCACTGCAACTGTAGCTGCTGGCAGTAACGCTGGCACAGCCAGTGCTACGACTCACACTAGTGACGGTCCAACTAATATTAGCCCTGACTTGCCTACCACTATCGCAAGTACAGGTCAGAATAGCGATGGTTCAACGGCAAGTCCGTCAACAACGCTAGCCAGTCCTGCCAGCATATCAACTACTAGTTCAACGGTCCCGGCAGCCTCTAGTTCCACTGCCACGGCACCAATTAACGCCACAATATCAACCAGTGTGGCCCCCGCTAGCGGTGCAACGTCCGTCGCTGGTGCCAGTAATGCCGCAATCTCAAGCAGTGCTGCGGCCGACCAACCAGCTAACACCACTAGTATAAGTACAGAACTGGTTAGTGCTGGTAGCGGAACAACGCACCCGGCAACTACCAACACGGCACCCAGTTCGTCAGTACCAGTGACTAGTGCCGTCAATTCTGCCACTAGTTCAGCGATGTCAGCAACCACTAATTTTATCACTAGCGCGGTCAACAGTATTGCCGCCAGCACCGTATCTGAAGTTGCCAGTGCCGCTAGTGCCGAGAGTGCTGCGACAAGTAGTACCAGTGCAACCGCACCAGCTAGCACCGGGACACCAACTACTTTTCAGATTACTAGTGCCGTCAACAGTATCGCTGCCAGCACCTATTCCGAATATGCAGCAGCAGCTAGCGCTGAAGCGGCTTCGGCCGGCACCGTAGCCGAAACACCGGCAACTAGTGTTGGTACCATTATTCCAACAACAGCACCCAGCGAATCAATTGATACTTGGATGCCAAACAAACATCTGCAAACAGCTGTCTTACGCGAATTACAAGCTTTAAAACTCCCCGACCATCAGTTTAATTCCGTCAATGATATTACCAAAGATGATATGCAATTATTAACAAAATTCTATGGCAACGATACTTACATCGATGGTCAAACTGCTTACTCGTTGGAAGGCTTACAATACGCCACTAACTTGACAACGATCTGGCTCAATAATGGTCTCAACGCACTTGGCGGTTACTATAACGGTGATGTTACTGATATTTCACCATTAGCAGGACTGACCAAACTAACCGTTTTAAATATTCAACATAACCGGGTCAGCGACCTATCGCCAATTGCACATCTAACTAATCTAGAAGAGCTAGATGTCGCGTACAACCATATCGCTGATTTATCAATCTTTAAAGACCTGCCAAATCTCAAAACCACGACTTATGTTGGTCAAACTATTTTGGAACCACTGGTCTACGTCGATCAAAATACGGCCAGCGCCACCCTAAAAAATTATTTTTACTTGCCTAATGGTCAACAAGCCACATTTAAATCCCAAGCAGCCATTCTGAAGCCTATCCAACTTACCCCTGACGGTCAGTTTTACTATCGATTCTACTTCAATGGTGCGGGTAAAGCCGTCAATGGCGACTTGAGCAACGTGGTACCTGATGGGCAAGGTGGTTTGACTTTTAATCAATTAGTCCCTCAAATCCCCGGCTTTACGGGTGACGCAAATGGTCAGTTTTCAGTTGGCGGTATTAATGTCAATGTCATGCCAAACGAACGTAATTTCTACTTGGTCGCTCAAGGATTAGACGGGACCGCACCCGTGTTTCACGTCTTTCAGCCATATGTGCTAGCAGCTAAAGCAGCTCCAGTCACCGTCCAACATCTTGACCGCACCGGCGTTGCCTTACGCGAACCGGAGGAATTGACCGGCCTCGTTGGTGAAGATTATCAGAGCACGCCCGCTGATATTCCAAACTACACCCATGTTGATACTCAGGGTGCCCCACAAGGAACTTTCAGCGCAGAGCCTCAAACGGTTGCCTATGTTTACGAAAAGACAGCTGGAGCCCCCGTTACCGTTAGCTATCAAGATGAGCAAGGCCAGACATTGAAACCAGACACGACCTGCAACGGGTTTACAGGTGATGCCTACACCACTGACCCCCTAACAATTGATGGTTATGATCTCGTTAAAACGCCAACCAACGCTACGGGGACTTTCACGAGCGAACCTCAGCACGTTATTTATGTTTATACTAAACAGATTCCACAACCGGTTACGGCTAGTTATCAAGATGAAACTGGACAGACGTTGAAGCCCGACATCACCCATACTGGTGAAATCGGGACAGCTTATCAGACTGAAGCTTTAGTGATTCCCGGTTACGACTTGGTAAAGACTACCGGTGATGCTACGGGGACCTTTACTAAGGAACCTCAACATGTCGTCTACGTTTATACTAAACAAATCCCACAACCGGTTACGGCTAGTTATCAAGATGCAGCTGGACAGACGTTGAAACCCGACATCACCCATACTGGTGAAATCGGGGCAACTTATCAGACTGAAGCTTTAGTGATTCCCGGTTACGACTTGGTAAAGACTACCGGTGATGCTACGGGGACCTTTACTAAGGAACCTCAACATGTCGTCTATGTTTACGCTAAACAGTCAGTACTCCCAGTCACCGTTAGTTATCAAGATGCGGACGGTAAGCCAATCCACGCTGACGTTATTCTAGCTGGCGATTTTGGTCAAAACTATCAAACTGAGCAGCTGGCGATTCCCGGTTACGTTTTCAGTAAGGTCACGGGGCCAATCAGTGGGACTTTTGGCGCAACGGCACAACATGTGATTTACGCCTACACACCTGAACCCAGTGTTCCAGGGACTCCCGCGCCTAAACCGGAACCAGAACCACAGCCAGTACCGGAGCCAATACCACAACCCGGACTAACACCAGTACCAAAACCGCAGCCGAGCCCAGTGCCGGTACCGACTCCTGGTTCAACGTCAAATTCTAGTTCGGCACCACAAGCGAAAACGCCGTTACCACCAGATATCGCTGGTTTACCTGATACTAAGCCGGCTTCGGTTCCAGCAACAACAGCGTCTGAGCCAATCGTTCCAGCAACCGCATCAGCGCAACCGAATGCCAAAACACCCGCCCAGACAAACTCAACGACAGCTGGTCAACTACCACAAACCAACGAACAGTCTGAACACGATGCAACGATCTGGGGCCTACTTGCCGCCTTATTCGCAGGACTAGGCTGGTTGGGACTAGCTGCTAAGTTTAAGAAACACGAATAA
- a CDS encoding FAD-dependent oxidoreductase, translating to MTLTEHTSYDIVVVGTGAAGTAAALEAAQHGATVLLLEKGRHTGGSSNYTEGLFAVDSYLQQAQNIHVSATDVLKEEVDYSKYRADSRIWRQYLDDSANTVQWLKDQGVEYEGVQAMGAGEATWHIYKGMGQAVLHDALQPKAQSLGVEMLTSTTVTALHQADDGTITGVTIQDAGTKETQAIATSAVILATGGYLNNPEMMASLTHYDTRRLIPVSSGKGTGDGLQLAWDAGAQKYGTGMAMLFGGYLKDPAEPSFKYMASQMETAAGQQPLLWLNEHGERFVDEAVVYNFSYAGNALYTQNQVFSILDQGVIDRMAQDGNFMGLGVYVRRGEKMTKLQSEIDAAVTAKKPFIFKADTIDELAAKMHLPVDQVTKSVQTYNQYCDNGQDADFGKNPDYLVKVATGPYYGFELNVGAFCTMGGLKVTTANEVLDTTGNTIQGLYAAGNDAAGLTGDTYGPNMPGTCVGYAFYSGRNSGRHAASYANH from the coding sequence ATGACGCTAACAGAACATACTTCATATGATATTGTCGTTGTCGGTACGGGTGCGGCCGGAACTGCGGCAGCGCTCGAAGCCGCCCAACACGGTGCGACCGTTCTACTACTCGAAAAGGGCCGACATACTGGCGGTAGTAGTAATTATACTGAAGGTTTATTTGCCGTTGATTCATACTTACAGCAAGCTCAAAATATCCACGTCTCAGCGACCGACGTCTTAAAAGAAGAGGTTGACTATTCCAAATATCGCGCTGATTCACGAATTTGGCGACAATATTTAGATGACAGCGCCAATACGGTCCAATGGCTCAAGGACCAGGGAGTAGAATACGAAGGCGTGCAAGCAATGGGTGCTGGTGAAGCCACTTGGCATATTTATAAAGGAATGGGCCAAGCCGTTTTACACGATGCCCTGCAACCTAAAGCACAATCGCTTGGCGTTGAGATGCTCACCTCAACCACGGTCACGGCACTTCATCAAGCCGATGACGGTACAATTACCGGTGTAACGATTCAAGACGCCGGCACTAAGGAGACACAAGCAATTGCAACCAGTGCCGTTATCTTAGCAACTGGTGGTTATTTAAACAATCCAGAAATGATGGCATCACTAACCCACTACGACACTCGCCGACTAATTCCCGTCAGTTCTGGAAAAGGTACCGGTGATGGCTTACAACTAGCTTGGGACGCTGGTGCCCAAAAATATGGGACTGGCATGGCAATGTTATTTGGCGGCTACTTAAAAGATCCCGCTGAGCCTTCCTTCAAATACATGGCATCACAAATGGAAACTGCCGCAGGTCAACAACCGCTACTGTGGCTCAATGAACATGGTGAACGGTTTGTCGACGAAGCGGTCGTCTATAATTTTTCTTATGCCGGCAACGCCCTCTATACTCAAAACCAGGTTTTCAGTATTCTTGACCAAGGGGTAATTGATAGAATGGCGCAAGATGGTAATTTCATGGGCTTAGGTGTCTATGTACGTCGTGGCGAAAAAATGACGAAGCTTCAGTCTGAAATTGATGCAGCCGTCACGGCTAAGAAACCTTTCATTTTCAAAGCCGATACGATTGACGAATTAGCCGCCAAAATGCACCTTCCCGTTGACCAAGTCACAAAATCCGTTCAAACTTACAATCAATATTGTGATAATGGTCAAGATGCTGACTTTGGTAAGAATCCCGACTACCTCGTCAAAGTTGCGACCGGACCATATTATGGCTTTGAGCTGAATGTCGGCGCCTTCTGTACCATGGGTGGCTTAAAAGTCACCACCGCTAATGAGGTGTTAGATACAACTGGTAACACCATTCAAGGCCTTTACGCAGCAGGTAATGATGCGGCCGGCTTAACTGGTGATACTTACGGCCCCAACATGCCTGGGACTTGCGTCGGCTACGCCTTTTATTCTGGTCGTAATTCTGGCCGACACGCGGCGAGCTACGCTAACCACTAG